One segment of Amycolatopsis alba DSM 44262 DNA contains the following:
- a CDS encoding OsmC family protein, translating into MSLEVQRDGEHRFIGRNERGAEVLIGRKGAEGAFSPAELLQIAAAGCSAVTAENLITRRIGKDSKFRVGVTADRREGASELDAVHVAFDVDVSSLAAEDREALATAVDRAIERLCTVSRTLKKGVPVTESFPTE; encoded by the coding sequence GTGTCTTTGGAAGTCCAGCGCGACGGTGAGCACCGCTTCATCGGCCGCAACGAACGCGGTGCCGAGGTCCTGATCGGCCGCAAGGGTGCCGAGGGCGCCTTCTCGCCGGCCGAACTCCTGCAGATCGCCGCGGCGGGCTGCTCGGCCGTCACCGCCGAGAACCTCATCACGCGCCGGATCGGGAAGGACTCGAAGTTCCGGGTCGGAGTGACCGCAGACAGGCGCGAAGGCGCTTCGGAGCTTGACGCCGTCCACGTGGCTTTCGACGTCGACGTGTCTTCGCTCGCCGCTGAGGATCGGGAGGCGCTGGCGACGGCTGTCGACCGGGCGATCGAGCGGCTGTGCACGGTGAGCCGGACGCTGAAGAAGGGTGTCCCGGTCACGGAAAGCTTCCCCACCGAATAA
- a CDS encoding serine/threonine-protein kinase has product MGDRLIAGRYRLEERIGAGGMGVVWRATDQDLGRTVALKRSQAGDSGQIRREARIGAGLHHPNVVTVFDAVIDGDDRWLVMEYLPSRSLADIIDAEGPLSPGKVAKIGVQLAAALAAMHDKGMVHRDLKPGNVLVAEDGTAKLTDLGIAQWAEVTRTGGGLDVGTPGYVAPEMAEGHQAGAAADVFSLGATLFAAVEGTSVWGDASAGPFVQLRRASSYTLEPIRRAGPLASVLTELLRRKPAGRPDAVRAAEVLSEVADVEVPARSRRFRVTRRAVAIGAVAMVLVLAGGLVYALNRPASTATATAPADSVGDPRTADPCALVDPSVLKQFGTPQLNSATGDYNGCGVFLRLSPDEGDVVDVRLELTIPGTPMLEKPAPGRLRVREWPSDTEEKCQRGVELPDGNQLWVHSRHLRNWHAHLCDYVDPVAAHAAEVLNREPLKRRPAPFAAGTLGSLDACVLGGDLPQAIVGGPATPDPVFGNWECYWNHRETEVTIRFEREWAPFRDDGRRVALGSREAFVEVSSEWKACQAEIPHRTFTGDGRAMIETVEIYVASKVKQPEEMCPAAERLAGGIAPRLPPL; this is encoded by the coding sequence ATGGGTGACCGGCTGATCGCCGGGCGCTACCGCTTGGAGGAGCGGATCGGCGCCGGGGGCATGGGAGTGGTGTGGCGGGCCACCGATCAGGACCTCGGCCGGACAGTCGCCCTCAAACGCTCGCAGGCCGGGGACAGCGGCCAGATCCGGCGCGAGGCGCGGATCGGCGCGGGGCTGCATCATCCGAACGTGGTCACGGTGTTCGACGCCGTGATCGACGGTGACGATCGCTGGCTCGTCATGGAGTACCTGCCTTCGCGCAGCCTCGCCGACATCATCGACGCCGAGGGGCCGCTGTCACCCGGCAAGGTGGCGAAGATCGGCGTCCAGCTCGCCGCGGCGCTCGCGGCGATGCACGACAAGGGCATGGTCCACCGCGATCTCAAACCGGGCAACGTCCTGGTCGCCGAGGACGGCACCGCCAAACTCACCGACCTCGGCATCGCGCAGTGGGCCGAGGTGACCCGGACCGGCGGCGGTCTCGACGTCGGGACTCCCGGCTACGTCGCGCCCGAGATGGCCGAAGGGCATCAGGCGGGTGCCGCCGCGGACGTGTTCTCGCTCGGCGCGACGCTGTTCGCCGCCGTCGAGGGCACTTCGGTGTGGGGCGACGCGAGCGCGGGGCCTTTCGTGCAGCTCCGGCGCGCGAGCTCGTACACCCTGGAGCCGATCCGCCGGGCGGGACCGCTGGCGTCGGTGCTGACCGAGCTGCTGCGGCGCAAACCCGCAGGCAGGCCGGACGCCGTCCGCGCGGCCGAAGTGCTGTCCGAAGTCGCGGACGTCGAGGTGCCAGCACGGTCCAGGCGGTTCCGGGTGACCAGGCGGGCCGTCGCGATCGGAGCCGTCGCGATGGTGCTCGTACTGGCGGGCGGACTGGTCTACGCCCTGAATCGACCCGCCTCGACAGCGACCGCGACGGCTCCGGCCGATTCGGTCGGAGACCCGCGAACGGCCGATCCCTGCGCGCTGGTGGACCCGTCCGTGCTGAAGCAGTTCGGGACTCCCCAGCTGAACAGTGCCACCGGCGACTACAACGGCTGTGGCGTCTTCCTGCGGCTGAGCCCCGACGAGGGTGACGTCGTCGACGTCCGGCTCGAACTGACGATTCCAGGGACGCCGATGCTGGAGAAGCCGGCGCCCGGCCGGCTGCGGGTGCGTGAGTGGCCGAGCGACACCGAAGAGAAGTGCCAGCGGGGTGTCGAACTGCCGGACGGCAACCAGCTCTGGGTGCACTCGCGGCACCTCCGGAACTGGCACGCCCATCTGTGCGACTACGTCGACCCGGTGGCCGCGCACGCGGCCGAGGTGCTGAACCGGGAGCCGCTCAAACGCCGTCCCGCGCCCTTCGCCGCCGGGACGCTCGGGAGTCTCGACGCCTGTGTGCTCGGCGGGGACCTGCCGCAGGCGATCGTCGGCGGCCCGGCCACGCCGGATCCGGTCTTCGGCAACTGGGAGTGCTACTGGAACCATCGCGAGACCGAGGTGACGATCCGGTTCGAACGGGAATGGGCGCCGTTCCGGGACGACGGCAGGCGGGTCGCTCTCGGATCGCGGGAAGCCTTCGTCGAAGTCTCGTCCGAGTGGAAGGCTTGCCAGGCGGAGATCCCGCACCGGACCTTCACCGGCGACGGTCGTGCCATGATCGAGACGGTGGAGATCTACGTCGCGAGCAAGGTCAAGCAGCCGGAGGAGATGTGCCCGGCCGCGGAACGGCTCGCCGGCGGGATCGCGCCCAGGCTGCCGCCACTCTGA
- a CDS encoding phosphotransferase, with product MTDEHTRAGVAAALAVGDRYGLPTDAPEVLHFKSNVLVRLGPVVARVPGTTRLARPSPVDWLARDVDLSRYLTERDVLVVSPTTDPPAGPHFADGLPVTLWHYTPHEPGHTLPPREVAISLARVHAALADYPGELPGLGPVRELRTLLDRHGHTMGGAAPRLYEELERVTAALPSDGARPLHGDAHRGNVIVTAAGPCWLDFEDTWRGPLGWDLGVLYADAGPAALDAYPAEVEPSSLEPFIALRRLFEVPWRFVIALRFPERRGEAEAALERYFSTSRAPRQGH from the coding sequence GTGACCGACGAACACACCCGTGCGGGAGTGGCCGCGGCGCTCGCTGTCGGTGACCGGTACGGGCTGCCGACCGATGCTCCCGAGGTCCTGCATTTCAAGTCGAACGTGCTGGTGAGACTGGGTCCGGTGGTGGCGCGGGTGCCGGGGACGACGCGCCTGGCCCGACCGTCCCCTGTGGACTGGCTCGCACGTGACGTCGACCTGTCGAGATACCTCACGGAACGTGATGTGCTCGTCGTCTCACCCACCACGGATCCCCCGGCCGGACCGCATTTCGCCGACGGACTGCCGGTCACTCTCTGGCATTACACGCCTCATGAGCCGGGACACACGCTGCCACCGCGCGAGGTGGCGATTTCGCTCGCCCGTGTGCACGCGGCGCTCGCGGACTACCCCGGCGAACTGCCCGGACTCGGACCGGTCCGTGAACTCCGGACGCTGCTCGACCGGCACGGTCACACGATGGGCGGAGCGGCGCCCCGGCTGTACGAGGAACTCGAGCGGGTGACGGCGGCCCTGCCGTCGGACGGGGCCCGGCCGCTGCACGGTGACGCCCATCGGGGGAATGTCATCGTGACGGCGGCCGGGCCGTGCTGGCTCGACTTCGAGGACACCTGGCGCGGACCGCTCGGCTGGGACCTCGGCGTGCTCTACGCGGACGCCGGACCCGCCGCTTTGGACGCGTACCCGGCGGAAGTCGAGCCTTCGTCGCTGGAGCCGTTCATCGCGTTGCGGCGGTTGTTCGAGGTTCCGTGGCGGTTCGTTATCGCGCTGCGGTTCCCGGAGCGGCGCGGGGAGGCGGAGGCCGCCCTGGAGCGCTACTTCTCGACGTCCCGAGCGCCACGCCAGGGACACTGA
- a CDS encoding choice-of-anchor P family protein, protein MRKPVSRLLSVTMLTGALVTGGPAIASADAAPATASASVGSLDVEIDDEHVVTGELAPCDVDGPLTATTQGGSTGDFARFGGGESRCGRNGAVAIGEAAGRRFETTLLKRFGGPVIKVRTFMAKCSTTKDGSLGYIEFGDITGFTLPENIPQNYRLTIAGGKGGTALASLTVNETVTPTPPDGSLVTHMLHIKLFPQGGGPAKGDIYLGTARCDPYGKKKP, encoded by the coding sequence ATGAGGAAACCCGTTTCGAGGCTGTTGTCGGTGACGATGCTGACCGGGGCGCTGGTGACGGGAGGTCCGGCGATCGCGTCGGCCGACGCGGCTCCCGCGACGGCGTCCGCGTCGGTGGGTTCGCTCGACGTGGAGATCGATGACGAGCACGTGGTCACCGGCGAGCTCGCGCCGTGCGACGTCGACGGTCCCTTGACCGCGACGACCCAGGGCGGGTCCACCGGCGACTTCGCCCGCTTCGGCGGCGGTGAGTCGCGCTGCGGCCGGAACGGCGCGGTGGCCATCGGCGAGGCGGCCGGGCGGCGGTTCGAGACCACCCTGCTCAAACGCTTCGGCGGACCGGTGATCAAGGTCCGCACGTTCATGGCGAAATGCAGTACCACCAAGGACGGCAGCCTCGGCTACATCGAGTTCGGCGACATCACCGGGTTCACGCTGCCGGAGAACATCCCGCAGAACTACCGGCTGACCATCGCCGGCGGCAAGGGCGGGACGGCGCTGGCGTCGCTCACGGTCAACGAGACCGTCACGCCGACGCCGCCCGACGGGAGCCTCGTGACGCACATGCTGCACATCAAGCTGTTCCCGCAGGGCGGCGGCCCGGCGAAGGGCGACATCTACCTCGGGACCGCGCGCTGCGACCCCTACGGCAAGAAGAAGCCCTGA
- a CDS encoding ATP-dependent DNA helicase, translating into MPSRADFPGVLELLTHAVESVGGAEREGQVQMADAVGRAIRTGEHLAVQAGTGTGKSLAYLVPAIRHAVEKEATVVVSTATIALQRQLVDRDLPRLAKALKKPLGREPTFAILKGRRNYLCLHRLDSGAPDEPEDQQLFDPFAVSRLGKEVTRLREWSSDTETGDRDELVPGVSDQAWRQVSVTAKECLGASRCPIGTDCFAERSRAEAGKADVVVTNHALLAIDALQGYQVLPEHDLVIIDEAHDLVDRVTSVATGELTSGMVSAAARRCGKLVDEEVADQLLEASDGLALILDDLPSGRMDSLPQALTGAIPAVRDAAHRCLTSLGKDRKEDVDEATARKLARSLLEEVHDTAVRLLEAFDDDKAHQRDVVWLTGDRFSSNPRPPALKVAPLGVAGLLRERVFNQHTTVLTSATLTLGGTFDTMARQWGLPPGGARVEKAPGAATDKAVPADSDGSNDSEGPKWTGLDVGSPFDHKRNGILYLAKHLPPPGRDGLQPSTMDELAELIEAAGGRTLGLFSSMRAAKQATEEMRERLDVPILCQGDDSTGLLVQKFSEDARTCLFGTLSLWQGVDVPGPSLQLVVVDRIPFPRPDDPVSSARQRAVEARGGNGFLTVAATHAALLLAQGTGRLHRSTSDRGVVAILDSRLATARYGGFLRASLPPFWPTMDPKVARDALRRLDAAAPA; encoded by the coding sequence GTGCCCTCCCGTGCTGATTTCCCCGGTGTCCTCGAACTCCTGACCCACGCGGTCGAGTCCGTCGGCGGTGCCGAGCGCGAGGGCCAGGTCCAGATGGCGGACGCCGTCGGCCGCGCCATCCGCACCGGCGAGCATCTGGCCGTCCAGGCGGGCACCGGCACCGGGAAGTCCTTGGCCTATCTCGTTCCCGCGATCCGGCACGCGGTCGAGAAGGAGGCGACGGTCGTGGTCTCCACGGCCACCATCGCGCTGCAGCGCCAGCTGGTCGACAGGGATCTCCCCCGGCTGGCGAAGGCGCTGAAGAAGCCCCTCGGCCGCGAACCCACCTTCGCGATCCTCAAGGGCCGCCGTAACTACCTTTGCCTCCACCGGCTCGATTCCGGCGCCCCGGACGAGCCGGAGGACCAGCAGCTGTTCGACCCGTTCGCCGTCTCCAGGCTGGGCAAGGAGGTCACGCGGCTGCGGGAATGGTCTTCGGACACCGAGACGGGCGATCGCGACGAACTGGTCCCCGGCGTCTCGGATCAGGCGTGGCGCCAGGTTTCCGTCACGGCCAAGGAATGCCTCGGCGCCTCGCGGTGCCCCATCGGCACCGACTGCTTCGCGGAACGGTCCCGCGCCGAGGCGGGCAAGGCCGACGTCGTGGTCACCAACCACGCGCTGCTGGCGATCGACGCGCTGCAGGGCTACCAGGTGCTCCCCGAACACGACCTGGTGATCATCGACGAGGCGCACGACCTCGTCGATCGCGTGACCTCGGTGGCGACGGGCGAGCTGACCAGCGGCATGGTCTCCGCGGCCGCCCGGCGCTGCGGGAAACTGGTCGACGAAGAAGTGGCCGACCAGCTGCTGGAGGCGAGCGACGGGCTGGCACTGATCCTCGACGACCTGCCGTCGGGCCGGATGGACTCGCTGCCGCAGGCCCTCACCGGCGCGATCCCCGCGGTCCGCGACGCCGCGCACCGCTGCCTCACCTCGCTCGGCAAGGACCGGAAGGAAGACGTCGACGAGGCCACGGCCCGCAAACTGGCGCGGTCGCTGCTCGAAGAGGTCCATGACACCGCGGTCCGGCTCCTCGAAGCCTTCGACGACGACAAGGCGCATCAGCGCGATGTCGTCTGGCTGACCGGGGACCGCTTCTCCTCGAACCCGCGTCCGCCCGCGCTGAAGGTCGCTCCGCTGGGGGTCGCGGGCCTGCTGCGGGAACGCGTCTTCAACCAGCACACGACCGTCCTCACGTCGGCGACGCTGACCTTGGGCGGCACCTTCGACACCATGGCCCGGCAGTGGGGTCTGCCGCCCGGCGGGGCCAGGGTCGAGAAGGCGCCGGGCGCGGCGACCGACAAGGCCGTCCCGGCCGACAGCGACGGCAGTAACGACAGCGAAGGCCCGAAGTGGACCGGTCTCGACGTCGGCTCCCCGTTCGACCACAAACGCAACGGCATCCTCTACCTGGCCAAACACCTGCCGCCGCCGGGCCGGGACGGGCTGCAGCCCTCGACGATGGACGAGCTGGCCGAGCTGATCGAGGCAGCGGGCGGGCGCACCCTCGGCCTGTTCTCCTCGATGCGCGCGGCGAAGCAGGCCACCGAAGAGATGCGGGAGCGGCTCGACGTGCCGATCCTCTGCCAGGGCGACGATTCCACCGGCCTGCTGGTGCAGAAGTTCTCCGAGGACGCGCGCACCTGCCTGTTCGGCACGCTGTCGCTGTGGCAGGGCGTCGACGTGCCCGGTCCTTCGCTCCAGCTCGTGGTGGTCGACAGGATCCCGTTCCCGCGCCCGGACGACCCGGTCTCTTCGGCCCGGCAACGGGCCGTGGAAGCCAGGGGCGGCAACGGATTCCTCACCGTCGCGGCCACGCACGCCGCGCTTCTGCTCGCGCAGGGCACCGGACGGCTGCACCGCTCGACCAGCGACCGCGGCGTCGTGGCGATCCTGGACTCGCGGCTGGCCACCGCCCGCTACGGCGGCTTCCTGCGCGCGTCGCTGCCGCCGTTCTGGCCGACCATGGACCCGAAGGTCGCCCGCGACGCATTGCGCCGCCTCGACGCCGCCGCCCCGGCCTGA
- a CDS encoding peptidyl-tRNA hydrolase → MSVLEPLAARYAYWLGLPAEDTVDTSDEDPAEVRAMPVILRMERAEPPSRTALLEAAAAAAVAVCLDERAEPEGEWHEPLQAWVDGRIRKVARRARGAHWQAVQELPGITIEVDGAEARALLPGLVVETPKEVSRLQISGSELPADEPGPAPDGLPRLLLNPEVSMTVGKGSAQVGHATMILASLLDEAGRAAWAETGFRCSVRTPPVATWKALCPVEDPEGSWRRDGVVAVRDAGFTEVDPGTVTVLAQRA, encoded by the coding sequence ATGAGCGTCCTGGAGCCGCTGGCCGCGCGCTACGCGTACTGGCTGGGATTGCCGGCCGAGGACACGGTGGACACTTCCGACGAGGATCCCGCCGAGGTCCGCGCCATGCCAGTGATCCTGCGGATGGAACGCGCCGAACCGCCGTCCCGGACCGCTTTGCTGGAGGCCGCCGCGGCGGCCGCGGTCGCGGTCTGCCTCGACGAACGCGCCGAGCCCGAAGGCGAATGGCACGAGCCGCTCCAGGCGTGGGTCGACGGCCGGATCCGCAAGGTCGCCCGGCGGGCGCGCGGCGCGCACTGGCAGGCGGTCCAGGAACTGCCGGGTATCACGATCGAGGTCGACGGCGCCGAGGCGCGGGCGTTGCTCCCCGGCCTTGTCGTCGAGACGCCGAAAGAGGTCTCGCGGCTCCAGATCTCCGGCAGCGAACTCCCGGCCGACGAGCCGGGACCCGCGCCGGACGGGCTGCCGCGGTTGCTGCTGAACCCCGAGGTCTCGATGACCGTCGGCAAGGGCTCCGCCCAGGTCGGGCACGCGACGATGATCCTGGCCTCGCTGCTGGACGAGGCCGGGCGGGCGGCTTGGGCCGAGACCGGGTTCCGGTGTTCGGTGCGGACTCCGCCGGTCGCGACCTGGAAGGCGCTGTGCCCGGTCGAGGATCCCGAAGGCTCGTGGCGCCGTGACGGTGTCGTCGCGGTCCGGGACGCCGGGTTCACCGAAGTCGATCCCGGAACCGTCACGGTCCTAGCCCAAAGGGCTTAA
- the ctaD gene encoding cytochrome c oxidase subunit I, translating to MTAVAPKPIATRPYPARESVKGSYLLRLFRTTDHKQIGIMYLVTSFAFFMVGGAMAMLIRSELARPGQQFLSQEQYNQLFTMHGTIMLLLYATPILFGFANFVLPLQIGSPDVAFPRLNAFSYWLYLFGGLIVMSGFLTPGGAADFGWFAYTPLSDAIHSPGVGADLWIAGLVVSGLGTILGGVNMITTVVCLRAPGMTMYRMPIFTWNILVTSILILLAFPILTAALMGLLADRHLGAHVFDPANGGVILWQHLFWFFGHPEVYIVALPFFGIVSEIFPVFSRKPIFGYKGLVWATLAIAALSVAVWAHHMYATGAVLLPFFSFMTFLIAVPTGVKFFNWIGTMWKGQLSFETPMIFSMGFIVTFLFGGLTGIMLAAPAIDFHVSDSYFVVAHFHYVLYGTIVFATFAGIYFWFPKITGRMMDEKLGKWHFWTTFIGFHATFLVQHWLGAEGMPRRYADYLQSDGFTTLNTISTIGAYILGASTLPFIWNVFKSYRYGEIVTVDDPWGYGNSLEWATSCPPPRHNFTELPRIRSERPAFELHYPHMVERIHKEGEIGFFGKQKVNTHRAPSQVLTDAAMPGDHSKDNASEQ from the coding sequence GTGACGGCCGTAGCCCCCAAGCCGATCGCCACGCGCCCGTATCCCGCGCGCGAGTCGGTTAAGGGTTCGTACCTGCTGCGGTTGTTCCGCACGACGGACCACAAGCAAATCGGCATCATGTACCTGGTCACGTCGTTCGCCTTCTTCATGGTGGGCGGCGCGATGGCGATGCTGATCCGCTCCGAGCTGGCGCGTCCTGGGCAGCAGTTCCTTTCGCAGGAGCAGTACAACCAGCTGTTCACGATGCACGGCACGATCATGCTGCTGCTGTACGCGACGCCGATCCTCTTCGGATTCGCGAACTTCGTGCTGCCGCTGCAGATCGGTTCGCCGGACGTGGCCTTCCCGCGGCTGAACGCGTTCTCGTACTGGCTGTACCTCTTCGGCGGCCTGATCGTGATGTCCGGCTTCCTGACTCCGGGTGGCGCCGCCGACTTCGGCTGGTTCGCCTACACCCCGCTGTCGGACGCCATCCACTCGCCCGGCGTCGGCGCCGACCTGTGGATCGCCGGTCTGGTCGTGTCGGGTCTCGGCACCATCCTCGGTGGCGTCAACATGATCACCACGGTGGTCTGCCTGCGCGCCCCCGGTATGACGATGTACCGGATGCCGATCTTCACCTGGAACATCCTGGTCACCAGCATCCTGATCCTGCTGGCGTTCCCGATCCTGACCGCGGCCCTGATGGGCCTGCTGGCGGACCGGCATCTCGGGGCGCATGTGTTCGACCCCGCGAACGGCGGCGTGATCCTCTGGCAGCATCTGTTCTGGTTCTTCGGCCATCCAGAGGTCTATATCGTGGCCCTGCCGTTCTTCGGGATCGTGTCGGAGATCTTCCCGGTCTTCAGCCGCAAACCGATCTTCGGTTACAAGGGCCTGGTCTGGGCGACGCTGGCGATCGCCGCGCTTTCGGTGGCCGTGTGGGCGCACCACATGTACGCGACCGGCGCCGTGCTGCTGCCGTTCTTCTCCTTCATGACGTTCCTGATCGCGGTCCCGACCGGCGTGAAGTTCTTCAACTGGATCGGCACGATGTGGAAGGGCCAGCTGTCCTTCGAGACGCCGATGATCTTCTCGATGGGCTTCATCGTCACGTTCCTCTTCGGCGGTCTGACCGGCATCATGCTGGCCGCGCCGGCGATCGACTTCCACGTGTCGGACAGCTACTTCGTCGTCGCGCACTTCCACTACGTGCTCTACGGCACGATCGTGTTCGCCACGTTCGCCGGGATCTACTTCTGGTTCCCGAAGATCACCGGCCGCATGATGGACGAGAAGCTCGGCAAGTGGCACTTCTGGACCACGTTCATCGGCTTCCACGCCACGTTCCTCGTGCAGCACTGGCTGGGCGCCGAAGGCATGCCGCGCCGGTACGCGGACTACCTGCAGTCCGACGGGTTCACCACGCTGAACACGATCTCCACGATCGGCGCGTACATCCTCGGTGCCTCGACGCTGCCGTTCATCTGGAACGTCTTCAAGAGCTACCGGTACGGCGAGATCGTCACGGTGGACGACCCGTGGGGCTACGGCAACTCGCTCGAATGGGCGACTTCCTGCCCGCCGCCGCGGCACAACTTCACCGAGCTGCCCCGGATTCGGTCCGAGCGCCCGGCGTTCGAGCTGCACTACCCGCATATGGTCGAGCGCATCCACAAGGAGGGTGAGATCGGCTTCTTCGGGAAGCAGAAGGTCAACACCCACCGCGCGCCGTCCCAGGTGCTCACCGACGCGGCCATGCCGGGTGATCACTCCAAGGACAACGCCAGCGAGCAGTGA
- the serB gene encoding phosphoserine phosphatase SerB: MTQTPVLITTTGPDKPGVSSVLFAVLSRHDVDVLDVEQVVIRGQLVLGVLAGVYRDPEGLQEYVEQAMASVGMEVEVKIGSAIGADPFAIGQKDSTHVLLMLGRPVTARAFSDVARRLAALNVNIDSIRSVADYPVTGLELYASLAQDEPEADAALRTALADAAVEAGIDISVERAGLARRAKRLVVFDVDSTLIQGEVIEMLGAHAGVEPQVREITEAAMRGELNFGESLERRVALLEGLPETVLDEVAASIELTPGARTTIRTLKRMGFRCGVVSGGFTKIIQSLVDDLGLDFAAANELEVVDGKLTGRVVGEVVDRAGKAKALRRFAEEYEISLQQCVAVGDGANDIDMLSVAGMGVAFNAKPALREVADTALSHPYLDAVLFLLGVTRSEIEAADAADGLEYSRP, from the coding sequence GTGACGCAGACACCAGTTCTCATCACCACCACCGGTCCCGACAAGCCGGGCGTGTCCTCGGTGCTGTTCGCCGTGCTGTCACGCCACGACGTCGACGTCCTCGACGTCGAGCAGGTGGTCATCCGCGGCCAGCTGGTGCTCGGCGTGCTCGCCGGCGTGTACCGCGACCCCGAGGGGCTGCAGGAGTACGTCGAGCAGGCGATGGCGTCGGTCGGCATGGAGGTCGAGGTGAAGATCGGTTCGGCCATCGGCGCCGACCCGTTCGCCATCGGCCAGAAGGACTCGACGCATGTCCTGCTGATGCTCGGCCGCCCGGTGACCGCGCGGGCGTTCTCCGACGTCGCGCGCCGTCTCGCCGCGCTGAACGTCAACATCGACTCGATCCGCAGTGTCGCCGACTACCCGGTCACCGGGCTGGAGCTGTACGCCTCGCTCGCCCAGGACGAACCGGAAGCCGACGCCGCGCTGCGCACCGCGCTGGCCGACGCCGCCGTCGAGGCCGGGATCGACATCTCGGTCGAGCGGGCCGGGCTCGCCCGCCGCGCCAAGCGCCTGGTCGTCTTCGACGTCGATTCCACGCTCATCCAGGGCGAGGTCATCGAGATGCTCGGCGCGCACGCCGGCGTCGAACCGCAGGTCCGCGAGATCACCGAAGCCGCGATGCGCGGCGAGCTGAACTTCGGCGAGTCGCTGGAGCGCCGGGTCGCGTTGCTGGAAGGGCTGCCGGAGACGGTGCTCGACGAGGTCGCCGCGTCGATCGAACTCACCCCCGGCGCGCGCACGACCATCCGCACCCTGAAGCGGATGGGCTTCCGCTGCGGGGTCGTTTCGGGCGGGTTCACCAAGATCATCCAGTCCCTCGTGGACGACCTCGGCCTCGACTTCGCCGCCGCGAACGAGCTCGAAGTGGTCGACGGCAAGCTCACCGGCCGGGTGGTCGGGGAGGTCGTCGACCGCGCGGGCAAGGCGAAGGCGCTGCGCCGCTTCGCCGAGGAATACGAGATCTCGTTGCAGCAGTGCGTCGCGGTCGGTGACGGGGCGAACGACATCGACATGCTTTCGGTCGCCGGGATGGGTGTCGCTTTCAACGCGAAGCCCGCGCTGCGCGAGGTCGCCGACACCGCGCTTTCGCACCCGTATCTCGACGCCGTGCTGTTCCTGCTCGGGGTCACGAGGTCCGAGATCGAGGCCGCGGACGCCGCCGACGGTCTCGAGTACTCCCGGCCATGA
- a CDS encoding bifunctional 4-hydroxy-2-oxoglutarate aldolase/2-dehydro-3-deoxy-phosphogluconate aldolase, with translation MIQHDLQDTLIENRLVAILRAADAGRFADAATVLHAAGVRVLEAALTTPGAPDAITAIRKKLGDDAHVGAGSVREVSDVDVSADAGATFLVTPTVNPLVLERAHERGLPVICGALTPTEIDQAWRLGAAAVKVFPIAAVGGIAYLRAIRAPMPDIPLVPTGGVHLAEVAKYLEAGSIAVAAATPLLGDALTSSGSLADLATRASEFVAAAVQFAAR, from the coding sequence ATGATCCAGCACGACCTCCAGGACACCCTGATCGAAAACCGCCTCGTCGCGATCCTGCGAGCCGCGGATGCCGGCCGGTTCGCCGACGCCGCCACCGTGCTGCACGCGGCGGGGGTGCGGGTGCTCGAAGCGGCGTTGACCACGCCGGGAGCCCCGGACGCCATCACGGCCATCCGCAAGAAGCTCGGCGACGACGCGCACGTCGGCGCCGGGAGCGTGCGCGAGGTGTCCGATGTGGACGTCTCGGCGGACGCGGGCGCGACGTTCCTGGTCACGCCGACGGTGAACCCGCTGGTGCTGGAGCGCGCGCACGAACGCGGGCTGCCGGTGATCTGCGGAGCGCTGACGCCCACCGAGATCGACCAGGCGTGGCGTCTCGGCGCGGCGGCGGTGAAGGTGTTCCCGATCGCCGCCGTCGGCGGGATCGCCTACCTGCGGGCGATCCGGGCGCCGATGCCGGACATCCCGCTCGTGCCGACCGGCGGCGTCCACCTGGCCGAAGTCGCGAAGTACCTCGAGGCGGGTTCGATCGCCGTCGCGGCAGCCACGCCGCTGCTCGGTGACGCGCTCACCTCCAGCGGGTCTCTGGCCGACCTCGCGACGCGGGCAAGCGAGTTCGTCGCCGCCGCTGTGCAATTTGCCGCGCGCTGA
- a CDS encoding biotin transporter BioY encodes MSSLSVAGTRPVLADLVPGALVRDAVLVAGGAALTGAAAQILIPVPGSPVPMTGQTFAALFVGAALGWKRGALSMALYLAVGAAGFGWFQNGSSGLFGASAGYIVGFVFAGALVGALAGRGGDRTPLRTAGTMVLGNLAIYSVGVPWLMASTGFGLSTALEKGVVPFLIGDALKIAVAAALLPATWALVSRFRKES; translated from the coding sequence GTGTCTTCGCTGTCCGTGGCCGGCACCCGTCCGGTTCTCGCCGACCTCGTTCCCGGCGCACTGGTCCGTGACGCCGTCCTGGTCGCCGGTGGTGCCGCCCTGACCGGCGCCGCCGCCCAGATCCTGATCCCCGTGCCCGGCTCGCCGGTGCCGATGACCGGCCAGACGTTCGCCGCCCTGTTCGTCGGCGCGGCGCTGGGCTGGAAGCGCGGCGCGCTGTCGATGGCGCTGTACCTCGCCGTCGGCGCGGCGGGCTTCGGCTGGTTCCAGAACGGTTCGTCGGGCCTGTTCGGCGCCAGCGCCGGCTACATCGTCGGCTTCGTCTTCGCGGGCGCCCTGGTCGGCGCGCTCGCCGGCCGCGGCGGGGACCGCACGCCGCTGCGCACGGCGGGGACGATGGTGCTGGGCAACCTCGCCATCTACTCGGTCGGCGTGCCGTGGCTGATGGCGTCGACCGGTTTCGGCCTGTCGACCGCGCTCGAAAAGGGTGTCGTGCCGTTCCTGATCGGGGACGCGCTGAAGATCGCCGTCGCGGCCGCGCTGCTTCCGGCCACCTGGGCGCTCGTCTCTCGCTTCCGCAAGGAGTCGTGA